The Anolis sagrei isolate rAnoSag1 chromosome 6, rAnoSag1.mat, whole genome shotgun sequence genome includes the window ttcggtggtggcccctcgactctggaactcactccctaaagatatcagacaggctccaactctggcagtcttcaggaggagcttgaagacatggctgttccagtgtgccttcccggaataatgatcccatagcactttgtcctctaaagcactttatatttccctgagtctgcttgtatgccctccacaaacatcagtatcacctttcgttcatagcccagcattatttccaattttaactctacatttgacTTTcctactgttttaattatgtgttgcttttatttattttttgataatgttgtgtgttttactgtctatgtttttaattgattgtattgatgttttgttgcttctattgttgtgtttgggctcggcctcatgtaagccgcaccgagtcccttggggagatggtagcggggtacaaataaagttaataataatttttagagACGTTTTCACTgtattagaatcaaagaaatacagtaatcCAATTTTCAGGAGGTAGAACTAAAAAAGGTTACTTTTTGTAAGACAAATTACAGCATCCCTAACCAACATTGAAATGCCCTTGTCGGCTGATGGATTGCAGAAGCCGTAGGCTAAAATTAGTTCACCCAAATTGATGGGGGAAATATAAAAAGACAGAAACCTGTTTAGCAATGTGTTCTGGTAATCTCTATCCAGGTATACTCAATTTTACAGGTAATGAATCTGAAAGGAGACTCTTTTCTGCCTGGGTCAGTGACATATCTCCTGTGCAAATCTGTTTAGTTTCGACTGCAAAGTACCGTATATTtcggcgtataagacaacccccaacttttccagttaaaatatagagtttgggatatactcgctgtataagactactcctcttccaacacacaccaaataattttttttaaagcatcagatttgatttcaatatggtcattttcctattactgtatctccttctctgcctctcagatctcgcacatgcgcacgtgcaccacttcactgcagtcttcaggagtgagatctgagaggcagaggaggaggtacggtaatagggtACGAGGGCgggtcagacaggtaaaagagttgtatttttctgggcccagagccactctatctctttttttataTACCCCGGGCACCCCAGAAGCccgcagcttgctccacccttcacttacacctttccggtgaggcaccccttcacctcgcCATCATGACCatattaagtccacaaatcctatggaatggattttcttctaccatagttgtacagtgtcgcccttaatgctttcatacagtcgctgcatacggcagggacgtggccactgccatttttgagctccccccaccatatgcagcaagtacagattctccaatctggattggaagtttcagcactcgctctataagatgactcctggcgtataagactactcctgtatatatgacgactcccatgcatatggcTACTCTAGCATATGAGACaaccccgtgtataagactactcccgtgtataagacaacTCTCGattataagacgacccctgattttttagattttcttgggttaaaaaggagtcttatatgccagaatattcGGTATATTCATTTTATAGCCTACAAAGGGCATTAATTTTGCCTGGTGTAGAGTCAAGGGTGGTACATCTGGAGCTTAACAGAGGTCACCAGAGCAAACCAATCCAATCCATGGGTCCCATGGATTGGATCGATGGGGCCACTACTCTATCTTCATTCATAAGAAgatcgggattgtggcgcagctggctgagtgtcagctgcattaagatcactctgaccaaaaggtcatgagttcgaaaccagcccgggttggagtgggtttccaaccaattgtgtgtagcctgttgtcaacctttgcaacccgaaagacagttgcatctgtcaagtaggaaaattaggtaccaccttgtgtggggaggctaaattaactgatttatgaggccataaagaagactccagcaaagcattccagcggggaagcatgcggggaatgcggaagtgcttcatcagcgttgcagatggacgatgaaagcgacagctcctctggtggccagaaaaagttaaatagcctctgtgtatgtctgtatatgtttgtatgtcaaaaaatggcattgaatgtttgccatatatgtgtacactgtaatccgccctgagtcccctgcggggtgagaagggcggaatataaaagctgtaaataataaaataataataatcaaaactgCAAGGTTGCACCTATTAATCTTGAAGTAAGCACGACAtaagttggtgggatttatttcTGAAGAAACATACAGATGATGGTGCTTTTGAATTGGGAAGAGAAGTACTTACTTGTCCAAGATGGCTTTGATGATCACCTTCACCCAGTTGGCCGTGGGTTCCAAACAGACCTCTCTGCCATCCTTGAGAGTTGCACTGCAATGCAAGAAAACCAGGAGCATCAGACACGTGTTTGAAGGGGATTTCTGCTGCTGCACTTTTTATAAATGTAAAATATTCTAGTCCCATTGTCAATACTGTTCCTTAAAAGCTTGTTCTCCCTTTTTACAATTGAGGGAAATCCCCAAGGGCACATCCCACTGGGAATTTCTCCCATTATGAAATGCATGAGAGCTACAGAAAGATGTCCCTACATCTATtaaaagagagagattgagatgAGTAGGATACTTACATGACTTCGACATTCGTGCAGTGGGGCCCACTTTGAGTCAGTTTGACATCCTGGATGTTTCTGGGAGGGATGAACCTGGAATGGGTGGTTATGCATTGGCACCGCAATTCACTCCCCATCCTGGCCATTGGGAGACCTGTAAGAGGGATTATAAATGATTAAATAATTTACTTTCCAATTATTAACTTTCCCCCAAAATTTTCACACTCTCTAATTGGACTTAAATCCTGTTTCAATGTCATTAAAATGACCCCgttatgtaaaaaaataaaattcagtaggttcttgtaggttttttcgggctatagggccatgttctagaggcatttctcctgacgtttcacctgcatctatggcaagcatcctcagaggtagtgaggtgaaacgtcaggagaaatgcctcactacctctgaagatgcttgccatagatgcaggcgaaatgtcaggagaaatgcctctagaacatggccctatagcccgaaaaaacctacaagaacctagtgattccagccatgaaagccttcgacaatacattaaaattcagTAATCGCTAGCACTAAAACGGCTTTAGACTGCTGCACAAATAAAGATAAATTTTGATCATCAtgtgaactgggttgttgtaggtttttccgggctatatggtcatgttctagaggcattttctcctgacgtttcgcctgcatctatggcaagcatcctcagaggtagtgaggtgtgttggaagtaggaaaatgtgtttatatatctgtggaatgaccagttgaaacattcacaccaagctccagcagacaagagtcctttgtctcaccctggtcattccacagatattccacagatatttacacccattttcctacttccaacagacctcactacctctgaggatgcttgccatagatgcaggcgaaacgtcaggaaaaaatgcctctagaacatggccatatgttctctcctgaagtttcccctgcatctatggcaggcatcctcagatgcaggtgaaacgtcaggagagaatgcttctagaacatggccacatagcccgaaaaacttacaacaacccagtgattccggccatgaaagccttcgacaatacatcatgtGAACTACTTGACCAGAATTTTGAGCTGGATGTGATTAAAAGTCCTTATGTCAAATGTACCAGATCATATGAAGGATATGATGGAAGGATTCTCTCCCTGTCATTTGTTTCCAGTGT containing:
- the LOC132779476 gene encoding interleukin-8-like encodes the protein MNAKVVVALLAFFLACATLTEGLPMARMGSELRCQCITTHSRFIPPRNIQDVKLTQSGPHCTNVEVIATLKDGREVCLEPTANWVKVIIKAILDKAQGNV